A stretch of DNA from bacterium:
TGCTGCCAGGACGTCGGGCGGCCGGTGTGACCGCGGCGGTGTACAAGACCAGCGCCGGGACCGTGGGGCGCATTCCCCTGGCCCGGGTGGCGAATCTGCGCTATGCCCTGGAAGAACTCAAAGCGGCAGGCTGGTGGAGTGTCGCCGCGACCGCTCAGGGAGATCGACTCCCGGCGGCCTTGCCGTCTGATGTTCCCCTGGTGCTGGTGATGGGGGCGGAGCACAGCGGCATCAGTCCGCAGCTGGAGAAGGAGTGCGATTTTCGGGTCGCGATTCCCCTGCAGCATGGAGTCGAAAGTCTGAATGTCAGTGCGGCGACCGCGATTTTGCTGGCGGGCATGGTGGGCATATATCGGTAGCGGTACAGGGCGGCGCGCTTCCGGGGTTCAACCGCCGGGACGGGGCGTCCCGGCACCCACCGACGAGGGCGTCGGGGCACCGGGCGACCGGGGGTCGCCCCTCCGAACAATGTTATGTGACAGGACCCCCTGTCCAAAGCGCTGGTGGGTCGACCTCAAGGTCGATACAGGCGTGTCAGGCTCTTAGCCCGGCAACGCCGCACAGAAATAAACGGAAACGGCGACGCAAGCGCCGCCGTCAGAACGCAGTGGATGGCGCACCCGGTTACTGCACCGCCAGCTGCGCCAGGAGTTGCGCGCGGTCGGCATCGAACGGCACGATGCCGTTCATCAGGCCCTTGTTCGCGATGTGGGCAAAACTCCCGGCGACATCGTCCACCGACTCCTTCGGCACGCCGGCCGACACGAGGGTGTGCAGCATCCCGAAGGAATGGAGCCACTTGCGGAACTGCAGGATCCCCTTGTGCGCGGCTTCTTCCATGGTGGGAGACATGATGGGAAAGCCGAAGAGGCGATGACCCAGGCGGGCATAGGGCTCCGGATTGTCCTGGTAGGTCGCGAGCATGAAGGCGGGCAGCATGGTGGCGTAGGTCCGGCCGGTGGAGAGGCCATACGCGCCCGAAAGATGCATGGCGGCGCGGGTCAGAGGCATGTTGCCACCCTTGCCAGCCAGCACGAACCCGGATGCCGCCATCACGCCGGTCCAGAGCAGATTCGCCCGGGAGGTGTAGTTCGCCGGATTGGACTGGATGACCGGAAGGTTCTCCATAATGGTCTCCAGGAGATTCTCGATGAGGCGATCCTGGATGGGAGCGTTCTCCGCGCCGTTGAAGTACCCATCAAGCAGCCAGCCGATGAGCGTGCACATCGTGTCGATGGTCTCTTCCTTCGGCTGGGCGTAGGTGATTTCCGGGTCGGCGATGCAGACCTTCGGGACCAGGCTTTCATGGGAGAAGAGGACCCGCTCTTTGGTCTCCTGATTGGTCAGGGCACCGCCCCCCCAGTTGGGGATACCCACCGGGGCCTGCAGGGGAATCTGGATGAGGGGGACTGTCCGCTCCGGGGCTTTGTCACTGTCGACTTTCGGCAGCTGGTCCCAGAGGCGATCTGGATCAAAAAGGCTGAAGGTGGTGATGCGTCCGAGGTCCATGGTGGCGGTATCGCCCAGGGCGATCACCACGGCGGCCTGGGCATCCCGACCTGCTTTGCCCGCCTTCTGCGCCTCCGCGAGGGTGGCGGTGGTGCCTTCGACGGTATGGACCGCGGCCTTCACCCCGGCTTCCCCAAGAATGGCAGTGAGCTTCTGGACCGCATCGCCGGCCTGGGGGCTGGCGAGGAGGAGGGCATTCTTGCCCCAGGCGGCAGTTTCGGCTCCGGCACGGGCCAGCGTGCCGCGTCCGAAGTGGATTTTGGTGGGATTCTGAAGCGCGAAGTTCTCCATGGCGCGAGGTCTCCTTGAGCGAGCGACATCCTGCCGGCGAACTCTCGCCGGGGGCTGAGCGTACGGGGAACGGCGTCGCGCGACGCCTCTGTCTCGATGGGAGAGGGGGGTCGCGCGGGGTGGGCACTCCGCAAAGGGGCTCCGTAGCCACCGCGCTCAGGCAGCATCCTACTCACAAGTGGCATAAGACTGCAAGGGGTCCACGGACTTTCGGCATGACAGCATCCTAAAGACAGGGGTACACTACCCTGTTGCCGCCTGTGACTCCCCGGCAGCGGGGAGGCTGACAGGTTTCACGTCCGACCTACGACTTATCCCGTCCCCGGCAGGCTGCTGTTGGGGGCAGCGGCAGGACCATCGTCACCATGCTTCGTGAACTGCTCGGCCCCTGGAGCTTCGAAACCAATCCCCTCTGGATTGCCCTGGTCATCGGAGCCCTGGTCTTTTACTCCATGGCCATCTCCTATGCGCAGAGCCGGGGGAAGGATGGGACACAGACACTGGGACTCGGGCTGATCTTCATCCTGGTCGGCGATGCCATCCTCTTCGCGCTCTGGAATGCCATGGGCTGGCCCCAGACCCACCAGTTCCAGAACGTCGCGATTTACAGCTACGGCTTCATGCTGATGATTGCGTTCATCGCCTCCACGATCCTGCTGGTGAACCGGGGTAAGCGCGAAGACTGGGCGATCCCCTCAGACACCGTCCTCGACCTGATGACCTTCATCATCATCGGCGGCATTGTCGGAGCCCGGGTGCTCTATGTGGCGCTGGAATGGGACACCCAGTATGGTCCGAACGCGTCGGGGGTGGACTACGCCACTACTGCGGAAGCCTGGAAAGCCGCGCTGCTGAATGTCGCGAAGATCAACGAGGGGGGCCTGTCGTTCCACGGCGGCATCCTGGGGGCGCTCCTCTTCGGCTTTTTCTACACTGCCGCCCGCAAGCTCAACTTCCTGAAGATGGTGGACTTTGTCGCGCCAGCCGTGCCGATTGGTGGGTTCTTCGGACGCCTCGGCTGTTTCCTGAATGGTTGCTGCTATGGCATCGCCACCGGCACCATGCCGGGCATCGAGATGAAAGTCCTGGGCGATGGCATCGCCCGGCATCCGGCGCAGCTCTATGAGGCCGGTGGCCATCTGCTGATTTTTGCGTGGCTCGCGGCGACCGAGAAGAGCGCGAAGTTCCCCGGACATCTCTTCCTGCGCTTCATCGTGGGGTACTCCTGGGTCCGGTTCGTCGTGGAGTGGTTCCGCTTCGATGAGACGGCCGAGAAGCTCGCCGAACTGCCCGGCCTCGGCTGGATCACGGTGGCGCAGGCCGCCTCGCTGGTGGTCATCATTCTCGGGTCGCTGCTCATCTGGTTTATGACCCGCATGGCGGAGCCGGGCGAGGATGAAGGCGAAGGGGGTATCAAGGGCGATGTCATCGCGCCGGGCAAGCTCATCGCCCGGGACCCGAACGCCATCGCTGCCGCCTCCAAGCCTGCCGCAGCGCCTAAGATCGAGGAGCCCGCGGGACCCTCCCCGGCACCGACACCGCAGGGCTAGCGCGCTGCCGACATCCTCCGGACACCGAGTCTGGGACAATACCGGGACCCTGTCGCAAGGCAGGGTCCGCTTCGTTCCTGCGTCCCCACTGGAGGCTCCCTGTGTCAGCTCTCGCCCGTCCCTACCTCTCCAGCATCTGGCCCACCCTGGGTCTCTCTCTGTTGCTGACACTTGTCGGATGTCAGTCGCAGCGGGGATCTGTGACTGGTGCGCCGGCGATGGGGGCGACGGCCACGCCGATGCTGTCGCTCCTGGAGGGTGGTGGCGTCGAACTGGTGCCGGCGCTGTTCGATGTGACGGTTGACCAGACGTCGATGACTGCTGCCGTGACGCCCCGACGTCTGGGAGCGAATTTCCAGGGGAACCTCTACGACCTCGACATCCGGGTGTTCCAGAACGCCGAGTCCTTTCGCATTACCGGGGTCCGGTCGGACCCGGATGGCAATCCCATCATCGATTACCAGCACGCGCATCCCTTCGGTCCGCCAGACCTGTCGAAGCCGGTGAGTGCCGCCAATCGGGCGGACCTGGGGTACACCGGACGGCTCCTGTTTGTCGGCGAGGTCCCCAGTGCCCAGCGTCCGGGATCGACCTTTTTCTCAGGGCTCCTGGTGAATGTGGGACTCGTGGCGAATGCAGATGGCTACCTGGAGGTCGGGGACCTTTTGACCCAGGGACAGGGCTTTGCGACCCGGGCGTTTCCCTACCGGCTGATCGTGGATGAGGTGCGCAACAACCGCGTGGGACAACCCAACAGCGGGGTCTATTCCGGCAACTACGATGCCGCATCAGGAGGCTGGCAGCGGAGCAATCTTGGGAGCAACAACACTGGCTGGATTGGTTATGACTATCTGCATCAGGGGCAAATCGCCCGGAGTTTTGTCACGCTCCGCAAAGAAGCCTTTCAGAGCGGCACCGCGACCTTTACGGTCGCCATCCTGATTCGTTATAGCGATCCGAGGGGGACCAAAGACAAAGCGAATCGCCTGCCACAACAGCCGGTGGATGTTCTGAAGTTCGCGTACCGGCTGCCCTACGCCGCGCTGGACTGCAGCAAGATCACGGTCGGTGGCGCTACAGTCGACACCACCATCGGCTCCAGCGCCAGCGTGACCCTGCGGGTTCGGGACTGGGATGCCCGGGCGGCGGAAACCACCCAGACCGATCTCGGCAAAGACTCCAACGTCGCGCTGGTGCAGCAGCGGGGGGCCGGCAGCCCGACCGTCACTATCAGTGTGCCGTCGTTACGGGATACGCTGATCACCGCCACGGAAGACGCACCGCAGCGGAGCGGTCAGCCCGGCGATGAGATCCGCTTCACTGCCACGATTGCGAACCAGAAGGGAATCGCGACCGCCGGGACCATCTGGGCACTGGCGCGGATGGTCGACCCGGAGGAGAACGACCCCGGACGTCCGGCCTATGCCTTCGGAGTCGACCCCGACACGCTGTCAGGTGCCACGAGTCGGGCGCTCCCGGTGGTCACCTATCAGGTGATTCCGGTGACGGTCACCGCCCCCGCCGGGAGTGGGCCGCAGTGCGGCAGCGCGGGGATTAATGGGAGCGGCACCATCGCGCCGGGGGGGACCTTCTCGACCAATCTCAGCACGATCACGGATCCGGACTCCTCCTTTATCACCTTCCAGTTTCACTACAACGGCCCCTCGGAGAGCTTCTCCAGTACGCTGCCGATCAGTGTGGCGGGACTGGTGCTGGAGAGCGCGTTTAATCCTTTCACCGACAGCCGTCTCACCACCCCTCTCTTCCCCCCGACAATCCCTGGGACCTATGACTTCGACATCCGCCTCTCAGATGGGGCAAGCCCTCAGGTGATCTGCGGGCCGTATCTTTTTACGGTCCAGGCGGATCAGCCGCCGCAATGT
This window harbors:
- the lgt gene encoding Prolipoprotein diacylglyceryl transferase, with translation MLRELLGPWSFETNPLWIALVIGALVFYSMAISYAQSRGKDGTQTLGLGLIFILVGDAILFALWNAMGWPQTHQFQNVAIYSYGFMLMIAFIASTILLVNRGKREDWAIPSDTVLDLMTFIIIGGIVGARVLYVALEWDTQYGPNASGVDYATTAEAWKAALLNVAKINEGGLSFHGGILGALLFGFFYTAARKLNFLKMVDFVAPAVPIGGFFGRLGCFLNGCCYGIATGTMPGIEMKVLGDGIARHPAQLYEAGGHLLIFAWLAATEKSAKFPGHLFLRFIVGYSWVRFVVEWFRFDETAEKLAELPGLGWITVAQAASLVVIILGSLLIWFMTRMAEPGEDEGEGGIKGDVIAPGKLIARDPNAIAAASKPAAAPKIEEPAGPSPAPTPQG
- the adh2 gene encoding Long-chain-alcohol dehydrogenase 2 gives rise to the protein MENFALQNPTKIHFGRGTLARAGAETAAWGKNALLLASPQAGDAVQKLTAILGEAGVKAAVHTVEGTTATLAEAQKAGKAGRDAQAAVVIALGDTATMDLGRITTFSLFDPDRLWDQLPKVDSDKAPERTVPLIQIPLQAPVGIPNWGGGALTNQETKERVLFSHESLVPKVCIADPEITYAQPKEETIDTMCTLIGWLLDGYFNGAENAPIQDRLIENLLETIMENLPVIQSNPANYTSRANLLWTGVMAASGFVLAGKGGNMPLTRAAMHLSGAYGLSTGRTYATMLPAFMLATYQDNPEPYARLGHRLFGFPIMSPTMEEAAHKGILQFRKWLHSFGMLHTLVSAGVPKESVDDVAGSFAHIANKGLMNGIVPFDADRAQLLAQLAVQ